DNA sequence from the Burkholderia pyrrocinia genome:
ACACGCGCAGGCCGCCGAGGCCGAACTGCGCAGCATGGTCGTCAAGACGCGCACCGAACCGGGCAACCGGCGCTACGACCTGTTCCGCGAGCAAGACGGCTCGCCGAACCTGCACCTGTACGAGATCTACGACGATCAGGCCGCATTCGACGCACACCTCGCCAGCCCTTATTTCGGCGAATTCCGCACGAAGTCGGCCGACTGGTTCACGGCACCGCCGGTGATCAAGGTGCTGTCGGGCATCGACGTGGCCGAGTAACGACGCAGGACCACCGCCGCGGCCCGCCCCCATCCGGGCCGCGCGGCACCCGTCGCGCACCGCGCGACGGCGATGACAACGACGACCCGCGCGGCGCGCCATGCGCGCCGCTTCCCCAATACAACGGCCCCGGAGGCTGAATGGTCACCCTCAACATCAACGGCGAGAACCGCACGGTCGACGCCCCCGACGACATGCCCTTGCTCTGGGTGCTGCGCGACGTCGTGGGCCTCACCGGCACGAAGTTCGGCTGCGGAATCGCGCAATGCGGCGCGTGCACCGTGCATCTCGACGGCGTCGCCGCGCGCTCGTGCGTGCTGCCGGTCGCGGCCGTCGCGGGCCGCAGGATCACGACGATCGAGGCCGTCGGCGCGACGCCGGCCGGCCACAAGGTCCAGCAGGCGTGGCGCGAGCTCGACGTCGTCCAGTGCGGCTACTGCCAGTCGGGGCAGGTGATGGCGGCCACCGCGCTGATCGCATCGAACCCGAACCCGAGCGACGCCGACATCGACGCGGCGATGGCCGGCAACATCTGCCGCTGCGGCACGTACAACCGGATTCGCGCGGCGGTCAAGCAAGCCGCCAAGGGAGCGTGACATGTCGCGAGGACTGATCGAAGCAGGCAAGGCCGCCGGGCAAGCGGCCGGCGCCGGCGTGTCGCGCCGCGGGTTTCTCAAGCTCGGCATGTCGCTCGGCGCGGCGGCGGGCGGCGGCTTGCTGCTCGGCTTCAGCCTGCCGGCGGCGGGCGACGACACGCGCCGTTCGGTGATCGGCGGCGACGGCGATGAAACCGCGCGCGCCGGCGTGTTCGCGCCGAATGCGTTCGTGCAGATCGACCGCGGCGGCAAGGTCACGCTGGTGATGCCGAAGGTCGAGATGGGACAGGGCGTCTATACGGCGCTGCCGATGCTGATCGCCGAGGAGCTCGAAGTGCCGCTGTCGAGCGTGACGCTCGATCATGCGCCGCCGAACGAGAAGCTGTTCCTCGATCCGCTGCTCGGCGGCCAGCTCACGGGCGGCTCGACGTCGGTGCGCTACGCATGGGAACCGCTGCGCCGCGCGGGCGCAACCGCGCGCACGCTGCTGGTTGCGGCGGCCGCGAAGCAATGGAATGTCGATCCGGCATCCTGTCGCGCCGCGAACGGCGAAGTGCAGCATCCTTCGAGCGGCCGGCGCGCATCGTACGGCCAGTTGGCCGACGCCGCGGCGAAGCTGCCGGTGCCGAAGGACGTCGCGTTGAAGAAGCCGGAGGATTTCAAGCTGATCGGCACGCCCGCGAAGCGGCTCGATTCGCCGGAGAAGGTCGACGGCACCGCGCAGTTCGGGCTCGACGTGCGCGTGCCCGGCATGCTGTACGCGGTGATCGTGAACAGCCCGGTGTTCGGCGGCACGGTCGCAAGCGTCGACGACACGGCCGCGAAGAAGATCCCCGGCGTGCGCCAGGTCGTGCGCGCGGACAACGCGGTCGCGGTAGTCGGCGATCACACGTGGGCCGCGAAGCGCGGCGCGTCGGCGCTCGTCGTGAAGTGGAACGAAGGCGCGGACGCGAAGGTGTCGACGAAGGACATCGTCGCCGATCTCGCGCAGGCCGCCGCGAACGGCAAGGGCGCGGTCGCGCGCAAGGACGGCGACGTCGGCAAGGCGTTCGCGAACGCGAAGACGCGCATCGACGCCGTCTACGAACAGCCGTTCCTGGCGCACGCGACGATGGAGCCCGTGAACTGCACGGTGCACGTGCGCGGCGACGGCTGCGAAATCTGGGTCGGCACGCAGGTGCCGACGCGGGCGCGCGATACGGTGCAGCAGCTCACGGGCCTGCCGCCCGACAAGATCGTCGTGCACAACCACCTGCTCGGCGGCGGCTTCGGCCGGCGTCTCGAGACGGACATGATCGGCCAGGCGGTGAAGATCGCCAAACAGGTCGGCGCGCCGGTGAAGGTGGTCTGGACGCGCGAGGAGGACATCCAGCACGACATGTATCGCCCGTACTACTACGACAAGATCTCGGCGGGCCTCGACGCGAACGGCAAGCCGGTCGCGTGGCAGCACCGGATCGTCGGCTCGTCGATTCTCGCGCGCTTCGCGCCGCCCGCGTTCAAGGACGGCGTCGATCCCGACGCGGTGGAGGTCGCAACCGACCTGCCATACGACCTGCCGAACCAGTTGATCGACTACGTGCGGCAGGAGCCGCGCCACGTGCCGACCGCGTTCTGGCGCGGCGTCGGGCCGACGCGCAGCACCTTCGTCGTCGAAAGCTTCATCGACGAACTGGCCGCGCAGGCCAAGACCGACCCCGTGCAATACCGCCGCTCACTGCTCGGCAAGACGCCGCGCGCGCTCAACGTACTCGACGTCGCGACCAAGGCGGCCGGCTGGGGACCGTCGCTGCCGAAGGGGCAAGGGCGCGGCGTGTCGGTGATGCACGCGTTCGGCAGCTTCTTCTCGATCGTCATCGACGTCGCGGTGGACGACGGCGAGGTGCAGGTCAAGCGCGTCGTGTGCGCGGTGGACTGCGGGATGTTCGTCAATCCGAACACGATCGAGGCGCAGGTGCAGGGCGGCATCATCTTCGGGATCACGGGCGCGCTGTACGGCGAGATCACGATCGAGGACGGCCGCGTCGCGCAGAGCAATTTCACCGACTACCGGATGATGCGAATCAACGAGACACCGCCGATCGAAGTCCATCTGGTGAAGAGCGGCGAAGCGCCGGGCGGGATCGGCGAACCGGGCACGGCCGCGACCGCGGCGGCGCTGTCGAACGCGATCTTCGCGGCAACCGGCAAGCGGCTGCGCAAGCTGCCGGTCGGCAACCAGCTGAAGACGGCCTGAGGGGGAGACGAACATGCGAAACCTCAACCTGAACACGCTCGGTGCATCGCTGCTCGCACTGTCCGCGCTGCTGGCCGGCACGGCCGCGCACGCCGCGCAGGCGGCACCGGCCGACAGCGCGCTCGTCGCGCGCGGCGCGTATCTCGCGAAAGCCGGCGATTGCGTCGCATGCCATACCGCGCCGCGCGGCACACCGTTCGCGGGCGGCCTGAAGATGGCCACGCCGATGGGCGCGATCTACACGACCAACATCACGCCCGATCCGGACACGGGCATTGGCGGCTATACGGAAGCCGATTTCGCGAGCGCGTTGCGTAAGGGCGTCGCGAAGGACGGCCGTCACCTGTATCCGGCGATGCCGTATCCGTCGTACGCGAAGCTGAAGGACGACGACGTGAAGGCGCTGTACGCGTACTTCATGCACGGCGTCGAACCGGTGAAGCAGGCGAACCGGCCGTCCGACATCCCGTGGCCGCTCAACATGCGCTGGCCGCTCGCATTGTGGAACGCGGTGTTCCTCGACACGACGCCATACGCCGACAAGCCGGGCAAGGATGCGGCGTGGAACCGCGGCGCATATCTCGTGCAGGGGCTCGGACACTGCGGGTCGTGCCACACGCCGCGCGGTGTCGGCTTCCAGGAGAAGGCGCTCGACGAAGGCGGCACGGCGTTCCTGTCGGGCGCGGCGATCGACAACTGGTTCGCGTCGAACCTGACCGGCGAGCACAACACGGGGCTCGGCCGCTGGAACGAGGCCGACGTCGCGCAGTTCCTGAAGACCGGCGCGAACCGCCACGCGACCGCGTTCGGCTCGATGGTGAGCGTGATCAACCACAGCACGCAGGCGCTGAGCGACGACGATCTGGCAGCGATTTCCCGCTACCTGAAATCGCTGCCGGCCGCGGGCGGCACGGGCGCGCCGCCGTACAGCTACGATCCGAAGCCGACGCAGGTGGTGCTGGGCCGGCCGGCAGCCGACCCGGGCGCGAAGGTGTATAACGCTTACTGCCTGCATTGCCACGGCGCGGACGGGCGCGGTTACGCGCCGCTGCTCGCGCCGCTCGCCGGCAATCCGAACGTGCTCGAAACCGATGCATCGTCGCTGATCAACGTGACGCTGAACGGCAGCGACACGCTCGTGATCGACGGCGTGCCGTCCGCGTATCCGATGCCGGCGTTCTCGAACCAGTTGAACGATCGGCAGATCGCCGACGTGCTGACGTTCATGCGCGCCGGCTGGAACAACGGCGCGCCGGCCGTGCAGGCGGCGGACGTCGCGAAACTCCGCAAGGCGACGGCGGCCGCGCACTGAGCGCGGCCCCATGCGGGACGACGGCAGGCCGGTGTGCCTGCCGTCTGCACCGCCGGGTGGTTGTCAGCCCCGGCGGCTTTGCTCTTTCTGTCAACCGGCGCGCTGCCGCTCGCGGCAGCGCGCGTTTTATCGACGCAATGTAGGGGTGTCTGGATGGCTAACGTGACTTATACGGATACGCAACTGCTGATCGACGGCGAGTGGGTCGACGCCGCGAGCGGCAAGACGATCGACGTCGTGAACCCGGCGACCGGCAACACGATCGGCAAGGTGGCCCACGCGGGCATCGCCGATCTCGACCGCGCGCTCGCCGCCGCGCAGCGCGGTTTCGAAACGTGGCGCAAGGTGCCCGCGCACGAACGCGCGGCGACGATGCGCAAGGCGGCCGCGCTGGTGCGCGAGCGCGCCGACGCGATCGCTCAGTTGATGACGCAGGAACAGGGCAAGCCGCTCACCGAGGCACGCGTCGAAGTGCTGTCGGCGGCCGACATCATCGAATGGTTCGCGGACGAAGGCCGCCGCGTGTACGGCCGGATCGTGCCGCCGCGCAACCTCGGCGCGCAGCAGACGGTCGTGAAGGAGCCGGTCGGCCCGGTCGCCGCGTTCACGCCGTGGAATTTCCCGGTCAACCAGGTCGTGCGCAAGCTGAGCGCCGCGCTCGCGACCGGCTGCTCGTTCCTCGTGAAGGCGCCGGAGGAAACCCCCGCATCGCCGGCCGCGCTGCTGCGCGCGTTCGTCGACGCAGGCGTGCCGGCCGGCGTGATCGGCCTCGTGTACGGCGATCCGGCTGAAATCTCGTCGTACCTGATCCCGCACCCGGTGATCCGCAAGGTCACGTTCACGGGTTCGACGCCGGTCGGCAAGCAGCTCGCCGCGCTGGCTGGCCAGCATATGAAGCGCGCGACGATGGAGCTGGGCGGGCACGCACCGGTGATCGTCGCCGAGGACGCCGACGTCGCGCTCGCGGTGAAGGCCGCCGGCGGCGCGAAGTTCCGCAACGCGGGGCAGGTCTGCATTTCGCCGACGCGCTTCCTCGTGCACAACAGCATCCGCGACGAGTTCACGCGCGCGCTGGTCAAGCACGCCGAAGGGCTGAAGATCGGCAACGGCCTCGAGGAAGGCACGACGCTCGGCGCGCTCGCGAACCCGCGCCGGCTGACCGCGATGGCGTCGGTGGTCGAGAACGCGCGCAAGGTCGGCGCGAGCATCGAGACGGGCGGCGAGCGGATCGGCTCGGCAGGCAACTTCTTCGCGCCGACCGTGATCGCGAACGTGCCGCTCGAAGCGGACGTGTTCAACAACGAGCCGTTCGGCCCGGTCGCGGCGATTCGCGGCTTCGACAAGCTCGAGGACGCGATCGCGGAAGCGAACCGTCTGCCGTTCGGGCTGGCCGGCTACGCGTTCACGCGTTCGTTCGCGAACGTGCACCTGCTCACGCAGCGCCTCGAAGTCGGGATGCTTTGGATCAACCAGCCGGCCACGCCGTGGCCGGAAATGCCGTTCGGCGGCGTGAAGGACTCGGGCTACGGGTCGGAAGGCGGGCCGGAAGCGCTCGAGCCGTATCTCGTGACGAAGTCGGTGACGGTGATGGCGGTTTGACAACCGGTTGAGCGTAGCGAGGCCGCCGCTTCCGCGTATGGGGGCGGCGGCCTTTTCTTCGCGCGTTGACCGGCGGCGAATCTCAGCGGGCCGGCAGAATGCCCTCGAAGACGCCTTTCACTGCGTCCTGCTCGCCGGGGTTCAGATCTCCGTAGGTTCGCGGAACCGCGCCGCATTGAGCGACCTCCGCGCTTGCGACCTTTCCTTTCGCGACTGCCCATTCGGCCGACAGATTGCCTTCGAATATCATGCCGAAGCGGCTATTGGCACCCGCCGCCTGACCCCAGCCGTTCACCATCATCGCTTCCTGCGCTCCGCCCCACGCGATCGGGTGCTTGCCGTTCTGCGACTCGCCGCGGTTCTGGCAGGACCCGGCATTCGGCACGCAGTGGCCCCCGATGATTTGCTCCGGCGCGGCCTTCTTCACGTCGGCCAGGTCCATCAGCATGTAGTTCTCGAGATTGACCAGATAGTCGCGATTGCTTTCGGCGATCAGGATCGCCGCCATCGCGTTGCCGAGCGCCTGATCGTTCGCGGCGGTTCCGCTCAGGCCGCCCGAGTAAACCGTCTTCATCGCGTTGAGCAGGTCCGCCTGCTTCCTGTC
Encoded proteins:
- a CDS encoding (2Fe-2S)-binding protein; translation: MVTLNINGENRTVDAPDDMPLLWVLRDVVGLTGTKFGCGIAQCGACTVHLDGVAARSCVLPVAAVAGRRITTIEAVGATPAGHKVQQAWRELDVVQCGYCQSGQVMAATALIASNPNPSDADIDAAMAGNICRCGTYNRIRAAVKQAAKGA
- a CDS encoding xanthine dehydrogenase family protein molybdopterin-binding subunit: MSRGLIEAGKAAGQAAGAGVSRRGFLKLGMSLGAAAGGGLLLGFSLPAAGDDTRRSVIGGDGDETARAGVFAPNAFVQIDRGGKVTLVMPKVEMGQGVYTALPMLIAEELEVPLSSVTLDHAPPNEKLFLDPLLGGQLTGGSTSVRYAWEPLRRAGATARTLLVAAAAKQWNVDPASCRAANGEVQHPSSGRRASYGQLADAAAKLPVPKDVALKKPEDFKLIGTPAKRLDSPEKVDGTAQFGLDVRVPGMLYAVIVNSPVFGGTVASVDDTAAKKIPGVRQVVRADNAVAVVGDHTWAAKRGASALVVKWNEGADAKVSTKDIVADLAQAAANGKGAVARKDGDVGKAFANAKTRIDAVYEQPFLAHATMEPVNCTVHVRGDGCEIWVGTQVPTRARDTVQQLTGLPPDKIVVHNHLLGGGFGRRLETDMIGQAVKIAKQVGAPVKVVWTREEDIQHDMYRPYYYDKISAGLDANGKPVAWQHRIVGSSILARFAPPAFKDGVDPDAVEVATDLPYDLPNQLIDYVRQEPRHVPTAFWRGVGPTRSTFVVESFIDELAAQAKTDPVQYRRSLLGKTPRALNVLDVATKAAGWGPSLPKGQGRGVSVMHAFGSFFSIVIDVAVDDGEVQVKRVVCAVDCGMFVNPNTIEAQVQGGIIFGITGALYGEITIEDGRVAQSNFTDYRMMRINETPPIEVHLVKSGEAPGGIGEPGTAATAAALSNAIFAATGKRLRKLPVGNQLKTA
- a CDS encoding putative quinol monooxygenase, with the protein product MALHVIASLFLKPEHAQAAEAELRSMVVKTRTEPGNRRYDLFREQDGSPNLHLYEIYDDQAAFDAHLASPYFGEFRTKSADWFTAPPVIKVLSGIDVAE
- a CDS encoding c-type cytochrome, which codes for MRNLNLNTLGASLLALSALLAGTAAHAAQAAPADSALVARGAYLAKAGDCVACHTAPRGTPFAGGLKMATPMGAIYTTNITPDPDTGIGGYTEADFASALRKGVAKDGRHLYPAMPYPSYAKLKDDDVKALYAYFMHGVEPVKQANRPSDIPWPLNMRWPLALWNAVFLDTTPYADKPGKDAAWNRGAYLVQGLGHCGSCHTPRGVGFQEKALDEGGTAFLSGAAIDNWFASNLTGEHNTGLGRWNEADVAQFLKTGANRHATAFGSMVSVINHSTQALSDDDLAAISRYLKSLPAAGGTGAPPYSYDPKPTQVVLGRPAADPGAKVYNAYCLHCHGADGRGYAPLLAPLAGNPNVLETDASSLINVTLNGSDTLVIDGVPSAYPMPAFSNQLNDRQIADVLTFMRAGWNNGAPAVQAADVAKLRKATAAAH
- a CDS encoding NAD-dependent succinate-semialdehyde dehydrogenase, with amino-acid sequence MANVTYTDTQLLIDGEWVDAASGKTIDVVNPATGNTIGKVAHAGIADLDRALAAAQRGFETWRKVPAHERAATMRKAAALVRERADAIAQLMTQEQGKPLTEARVEVLSAADIIEWFADEGRRVYGRIVPPRNLGAQQTVVKEPVGPVAAFTPWNFPVNQVVRKLSAALATGCSFLVKAPEETPASPAALLRAFVDAGVPAGVIGLVYGDPAEISSYLIPHPVIRKVTFTGSTPVGKQLAALAGQHMKRATMELGGHAPVIVAEDADVALAVKAAGGAKFRNAGQVCISPTRFLVHNSIRDEFTRALVKHAEGLKIGNGLEEGTTLGALANPRRLTAMASVVENARKVGASIETGGERIGSAGNFFAPTVIANVPLEADVFNNEPFGPVAAIRGFDKLEDAIAEANRLPFGLAGYAFTRSFANVHLLTQRLEVGMLWINQPATPWPEMPFGGVKDSGYGSEGGPEALEPYLVTKSVTVMAV